From the genome of Parasteatoda tepidariorum isolate YZ-2023 chromosome X1, CAS_Ptep_4.0, whole genome shotgun sequence, one region includes:
- the LOC107450337 gene encoding protein yippee-like 5, with amino-acid sequence MGRIFLEHIGGSRMFSCAGCDTILTNRNELISTRFTGATGRAFLFNKVVNLTYSEVQDRVMLTGRHMVRDVSCKNCEAKLGWIYEFATEENQRYKEGRVILERALVTESDGVDDYIGNH; translated from the exons atgggCCGGATATTTCTGGAACATATTGGTGGCTCCAGAATGTTTTCTTGTGCTGGCTGTGATACAATATTAACAAACAGGAATGAATTGATCAGTACAAGATTTACTGGTGCTACTGGACGTGCTTTTCTCTTCAACAAAGTTGTTAATTTAACTTATAG TGAAGTACAAGATCGAGTTATGCTAACAGGACGACACATGGTTCGAGATGTGTCATGTAAAAACTGTGAAGCTAAACTTGGCTGGATATATGAGTTTGCTACTGAGGAAAATCAGCGTTACAAGGAAGGACGTGTAATACTTGAACGAGCTTTAGTTACAGAAAGTGATGGTGTTGATGATTATATtggaaatcattaa